The following proteins are encoded in a genomic region of Molothrus aeneus isolate 106 unplaced genomic scaffold, BPBGC_Maene_1.0 scaffold_393, whole genome shotgun sequence:
- the TGM1 gene encoding protein-glutamine gamma-glutamyltransferase K: MPDPRLDPGRFASVHRQGGPGSSRQAPPPSGRGFWRRLAAKSGCCCGCCGNRQRERDWEPIPGEIPGRRAAQPIRPGLLAPVWLRPGSSANRVAHHTQEFAWRPLVVRRGQRFHVGVALPRPLREGEGLCLELTLGPNPQVAKGTHVLVPLGDSSPTGWRAELDEGVAEPLGGVAGCDHALWVGLTAPPTAPIGRYRLSVRTRTEAGEFAAPFEPENDVVVLFNPWCEEDSVYMEKTSDLSEYVLNESGRIFYGTEEQIAERAWNYGQFEPGVLEACLFILDRRGMPHSARGDPVMVARVVSAMVNSLDDSGVLVGNWTGDYSQGTNPSAWAGSVGILRSFHGSGAPVRYGQCWVFAGVVTTVLRCLGLPTRTVTNYNSAHDTDTSLTTDIYLDEAMRPLERLNTDSVWNFHVWNDCWMKRPDLPQGYDGWQVVDATPQETSSGLFCCGPCSVTAVKNGDVFLKYDTPFVFAEVNSDKVYWQRQAHGGFAVVHVEQGAIGRRISTLGAGSAARVDITDQYKHPEGSEEERRAVNAATSHGSRPRQRGPTSAGEVTLTVGSGPAVAGAELDLRAVVKNQGAEPRTLRLRFSLCAVRYTGVAGAAFRQEQHRRTLPPAQEDTVTMTVSYSEYQPHVGDQDALKLTVAAAVQETGQVLAKELLVRLHTPELTLTLLGPAVVGQEVPVQVVFQNPLPEPLTGASLRMEGAGISCPKPVSLGSVGAGQTLRLSQSVTPLRAGQRRLAATLESAALPPLTGSVQFNVAAGDTGDTGSTGNLTGNAGSAGRRRRRRRRGRPGGSTGG; this comes from the exons ATGCCGGACCCCCGGTTGGACCCGGGCCGTTTCGCCTCCGTTCACCGCCAGGGGGGGCCGGGTTCCTCGcgccaggccccgcccccttcTGGGCGTGGCTTTTGGCGCCGCCTGGCGGCCAAGagcggctgctgctgcggctgctgcgGGAACCGGCAGCGGGAGCGGGACTGGGAGCCCATCCCGGGGGAGATCCCGGGCAGGAGGGCGGCGCAGCCCATCCGTCCAG GCCTATTGGCTCCGGTGTGGCTCCGCCCCGGCTCCTCGGCCAATCGCGTCGCTCACCACACCCAGGAGTTCGCCTGGCGCCCCCTGGTGGTGAGGAGGGGGCAGCGCTTCCATGTGGGCGTGGCCTTGCCCCGCCCCCTGCGGGAAGGGGAggggctctgcctggagctcaCCCTCG GCCCCAACCCCCAGGTGGCCAAGGGCACTCACGTCCTGGTGCCTCTGGGTGACTCCTCCCCCACGGGCTGGAGGGCGGAGCTGGATGAGGGCGTGGCCGAGCCCCTGGGGGGCGTGGCCGGGTGTGACCACGCCCTGTGGGTGGGGCTGACGGCCCCGCCCACGGCTCCCATTGGTCGGTACCGGTTGAGCGTCAGGACCAGGACGGAGGCCGGGGAATTCGCGGCGCCGTTCGAGCCCGAGAACGACGTGGTGGTGCTGTTCAATCCCTGGTGTGAAG AGGACTCGGTGTACATGGAGAAAACGAGCGACCTGAGCGAGTACGTCCTGAACGAGAGCGGCCGAATCTTCTACGGCACCGAGGAGCAAATCGCAGAGAGGGCCTGGAACTATGGGCAG TTCGAGCCTGGGGTGTTGGAGGCCTGTTTGTTCATCCTGGACCGGCGGGGGATGCCCCACAGCGCCCGAGGCGACCCCGTCATGGTGGCCAGGGTGGTGTCGGCCATG gtgAATTCCCTGGACGACAGCGGGGTCCTGGTGGGGAACTGGACCGGGGATTATTCCCAGGGCACGAACCCCTCGGCCTGGGCCGGATCCGTGGGGATCCTCAGGAGCTTCCACGGCTCCGGAGCCCCCGTGCGCTacgggcagtgctgggtgttcGCCGGCGTGGTCACCACTG TTCTGCGCTGCCTGGGCCTGCCCACCCGCACGGTGACCAATTACAACTCGGCCCACGACACCGACACCTCCCTGACCACCGACATCTACCTGGACGAGGCCATGAGGCCCCTGGAGCGCCTCAACACCGACTCCGTCTG GAACTTCCACGTGTGGAACGACTGCTGGATGAAGAGGCCGGACCTGCCCCAGGGCTACGACGGTTGGCAGGTGGTGGACGCCACCCCCCAGGAGACCAGCAGCg GCCTGTTCTGCTGCGGGCCGTGCTCGGTGACCGCGGTCAAGAACGGCGACGTCTTCCTCAAGTACGACACGCCCTTCGTCTTCGCCGAG GTGAACAGCGACAAGGTGTACTGGCAGCGGCAGGCGCACGGCGGCTTCGCCGTGGTGCACGTGGAGCAGGGCGCCATCGGCCGCAGGATCAGCACCCTGGGCGCCGGCTCTGCCGCCAGAGTGGACATCACTGACCAGTACAAGCACCCCGAGG GCTCGGAGGAGGAACGCCGCGCCGTCAACGCCGCCACCTCGCACGGCTCCCGCCCTCGCCAGCGCGGCCCGACCTCGGCCGGAGAGGTCACCCTGACCGTCGGCTCCGGTCCGGCCGTGGCCGGAGCCGAGCTGGACCTTCGGGCAGTGGTCAAGAACCAGGGGGCGGAGCCTCGGACGCTGCGGCTGCGCTTCTCCCTCTGCGCCGTGCGCTACACCGGCGTGGCCGGGGCCGCCTTCCGGCAGGAGCAGCACCGCCGGACGCTGCCGCCCGCGCAGG AGGACACGGTGACAATGACCGTGAGCTACTCCGAGTACCAGCCCCACGTGGGTGACCAGGACGCGCTGAAGCTGACGGTGGCGGCGGCCGTGCAGGAGACAGGGCAGGTGCtggccaaggagctgctggtgcgGCTGCACACGCCCGAGCTCACCCTGACG ctgctgggcccgGCCGTGGTGGGCCAGGAGGTGCCTGTGCAGGTGGTTTTCCAGAACCCTCTACCGGAGCCGCTGACCGGAGCCTCGCTGAGGATGGAGGGCGCCGGGATCTCCTGTCCCAAACCGGTGTCACTGGG GTCGGTGGGGGCGGGGCAGACGCTCCGGCTCAGCCAATCAGTGACGCCGCTTCGGGCCGGACAGCGCCGCCTGGCGGCCACGCTGGAAAGCGCAGCCCTGCCCCCGTTGACGGGCAGCGTCCAGTTCAACGTGGCTgctggggatactggggatactgggagcactgggaacctgactgggaatgctgggagtgccgggaggaggaggaggaggaggaggagggggaggccGGGAGGAAGCACGGGGGGGTGA